In Methanosarcina siciliae T4/M, one genomic interval encodes:
- a CDS encoding PGF-pre-PGF domain-containing protein, with protein MAPGMASAVEEIAGDSGSSDTGDPGTGDSGAGVDDSGTTDDSTDDSGTTDDSTDDSGTTDDSTDDSTDDSTDDSTDDSGTTDDSTDDSTDDSGTTDDSTDDSTDDSGTTDDSTDDSTDDSGTTDDSTDDSTDDSGTTDDSTDDSTDDSGTTDDSTDDSTDDSGTTDDSTDDSTDDSGTTDDSTDDSTDDSGTTDDSTDDSTDDSTDDSTDDSTDDSTDDSTDDSTDDSTDNSTDDSTDNSTDDSTDDSTDDSTDDSTDNSTDDSTDDSTDDSTDNSTDDSTDGTTTENTTSEESSTEDDDDSGSSSSGSSSSSSSSNIGSGVSAEPAKNIEIKELTTRNVISGYHIKYEFPENVTCITYIEYDAKKTFRRTTTIVEVLKSKSTLVPKLPSGKIYKHVNIWVGNSGEGLSTSLENGSVGFKVEKEWIKDNNVNESLITLQWYNKSWKPLSTEKVGEDKNYTYFKAKTSGYSSFAITEYQEGKIQKTLKTLESEYLLNGSTGKSGVVKAPMEVAKILIVIALPLFAFIVGYAVLKKKI; from the coding sequence ATGGCTCCCGGAATGGCATCTGCTGTAGAAGAAATAGCTGGAGACAGTGGAAGTTCGGATACAGGAGACCCCGGTACTGGAGATTCAGGTGCTGGAGTCGATGATTCAGGAACAACTGATGATTCAACAGATGATTCAGGAACAACTGATGATTCAACAGATGATTCAGGAACAACTGATGATTCAACTGACGATTCAACAGATGATTCAACAGATGATTCAACTGACGATTCAGGAACAACTGATGATTCAACAGATGATTCAACTGATGATTCAGGAACAACTGATGATTCAACAGATGATTCAACTGATGATTCAGGAACAACTGATGATTCAACAGATGATTCAACTGACGATTCAGGAACAACTGATGATTCAACAGATGATTCAACAGATGATTCAGGAACAACTGATGATTCAACAGATGATTCAACTGATGATTCAGGAACAACTGATGATTCAACAGATGATTCAACTGACGATTCAGGAACAACTGATGATTCAACAGATGATTCAACAGATGATTCAGGAACAACTGATGATTCAACAGATGATTCAACTGATGATTCAGGAACAACTGATGATTCAACTGACGATTCAACTGATGATTCAACTGACGATTCAACTGATGATTCAACTGACGATTCAACTGATGATTCAACTGATGATTCAACTGACGATTCAACAGACAATTCAACAGACGATTCAACAGACAATTCAACAGACGATTCAACAGACGATTCAACAGATGATTCAACTGACGATTCAACAGACAATTCAACAGACGATTCAACAGATGATTCAACTGACGATTCAACAGACAATTCAACAGACGATTCAACTGATGGGACAACAACCGAAAACACAACTTCTGAAGAATCGAGCACTGAAGACGACGATGATAGCGGAAGTTCCAGTTCCGGTTCCAGTTCAAGTTCGAGTTCCAGCAACATCGGAAGTGGTGTTTCGGCAGAACCGGCAAAAAATATCGAAATCAAGGAACTTACTACCAGAAACGTGATAAGTGGTTATCATATTAAGTATGAGTTCCCGGAAAACGTTACATGCATAACGTATATCGAATATGACGCAAAAAAGACTTTCAGAAGGACAACTACCATTGTAGAAGTACTTAAAAGCAAATCTACACTTGTTCCAAAACTTCCTTCAGGTAAAATCTATAAACATGTGAATATCTGGGTAGGAAATAGTGGAGAAGGACTTTCTACTTCTCTTGAAAATGGATCAGTAGGCTTCAAAGTCGAAAAAGAATGGATTAAAGATAATAACGTCAATGAATCCCTAATAACCCTGCAGTGGTATAACAAAAGCTGGAAACCTCTATCTACGGAAAAAGTCGGTGAAGACAAGAATTATACCTACTTTAAAGCAAAAACATCCGGTTATTCCTCTTTTGCAATAACGGAATATCAGGAAGGAAAAATACAGAAAACTTTGAAAACCCTGGAAAGTGAGTACCTTCTTAACGGAAGCACAGGCAAAAGCGGCGTAGTCAAAGCTCCGATGGAAGTGGCCAAGATACTCATAGTAATTGCCCTGCCCCTGTTTGCATTTATTGTGGGATACGCCGTTTTGAAGAAAAAGATCTAA
- a CDS encoding geranylgeranylglycerol-phosphate geranylgeranyltransferase, giving the protein MSAGIRTYLELMRYGNCLMAGFAAVIGTLIAFNILTGPLSSNFAGPFPFLDSGFVFLVVFLVSGAGNAINDYFDIKIDSINRPERPIPSGRVQAKEALYFSYLLFTLGTLLAFSINSICGVIALFNSLLLILYAKTLKGTPLLGNLSIGYLTGSVFLFGASVFGFEGLKALSVLFLLAALAITAREIVKDIEDMEGDRLEGADTLPLRTGAKKAGYLAVFIGFLSVLLSPLPYFMSILGLRYLYLVLLADLGFLAAIVQLLVNNNPTKSSKMFKIAMFFALIAFIAGV; this is encoded by the coding sequence ATGTCTGCCGGAATACGCACATACCTGGAACTTATGAGGTACGGAAACTGCCTGATGGCAGGTTTTGCAGCTGTAATAGGAACTTTGATAGCCTTTAATATCCTGACCGGGCCTTTAAGTTCAAATTTTGCGGGACCTTTTCCTTTTCTTGATTCAGGTTTTGTGTTTCTGGTAGTATTCCTGGTTTCAGGTGCAGGAAATGCTATCAATGACTATTTTGACATAAAGATAGATTCTATCAACCGTCCGGAAAGACCCATTCCCTCCGGAAGGGTGCAGGCAAAAGAAGCCCTTTACTTTTCTTACCTTCTGTTTACCCTTGGAACTTTGCTGGCTTTCTCAATAAATTCGATCTGCGGGGTAATAGCTCTTTTTAATTCCCTGCTCCTGATCCTGTATGCAAAAACCCTTAAAGGTACGCCCCTTCTGGGAAACCTGAGCATAGGTTATCTTACCGGTTCTGTTTTTCTCTTCGGAGCTTCGGTTTTCGGATTTGAAGGGCTTAAGGCTCTTTCCGTACTTTTCCTGCTTGCAGCTCTTGCCATTACAGCTCGGGAAATCGTTAAGGATATCGAGGACATGGAAGGGGACAGGCTGGAAGGTGCAGATACCCTCCCTCTCAGGACCGGGGCAAAAAAAGCAGGCTATCTTGCAGTGTTTATAGGGTTCCTCTCAGTACTTCTAAGTCCTCTCCCGTACTTTATGTCCATCCTTGGCCTGCGCTATCTTTACCTGGTCTTGCTGGCAGACCTGGGCTTTCTTGCAGCCATTGTCCAGCTTCTTGTGAATAATAACCCGACAAAGTCCTCCAAGATGTTCAAAATAGCCATGTTTTTTGCGCTTATCGCTTTCATTGCCGGGGTATGA
- a CDS encoding methionine adenosyltransferase, which produces MRNIVIEELKASEVYRQKVEVVERKGLGHPDYICDAIMEQISVNLSQKYLETFGTILHHNIDKGMLVAGQVRGKFRGGKVVSPMRLIIGDRATFEYEGVELDVPGLAVETAKDWLSENLRFVEPESVIYQVELKRGSAELTDIFSRGGKVLGANDTSAAVGYAPLSPTERLVLETERYLNSKKFKKEFPESGEDIKVMGLRHKEDVHLTVAAPLVDRFVESEEDYFKRKIELHDRIEEFAAGFAEKERVEFEACMCVKPTASLNTLDIPGRGMEGIYTTVTGTSAEDADCGEVGRGNRVNGIIPLNRPVSSEAAAGKNPVSHIGKIYNILSHRIAAEIYNQVPDVSEVYVWLLSEIGTPIDQPQIATAQLVMKKGAAGDVEKEAAEVIEKELENIHSFSMELVAGKRPIC; this is translated from the coding sequence TTGAGAAATATTGTTATAGAAGAGTTGAAAGCTTCGGAAGTATACCGCCAGAAGGTAGAGGTTGTTGAAAGAAAAGGGCTCGGGCATCCGGACTATATCTGTGATGCAATAATGGAACAGATTTCCGTAAATCTCAGCCAGAAATACCTTGAGACCTTCGGAACCATCCTCCACCACAACATAGACAAGGGCATGCTTGTTGCAGGCCAGGTAAGAGGAAAATTCAGAGGGGGAAAGGTAGTAAGCCCCATGAGACTGATCATAGGGGACAGGGCGACCTTCGAATACGAAGGAGTTGAGCTCGATGTTCCGGGGCTTGCAGTCGAGACTGCAAAAGACTGGCTTTCAGAAAACCTCCGTTTTGTGGAACCTGAAAGCGTCATCTACCAGGTAGAACTCAAAAGGGGTTCTGCAGAACTTACGGATATTTTCAGCAGGGGAGGAAAGGTTCTAGGGGCAAACGATACGTCCGCAGCAGTAGGATATGCACCTCTGAGCCCTACCGAAAGGTTGGTACTCGAAACCGAACGCTACCTTAACTCAAAGAAGTTCAAGAAAGAATTTCCGGAGTCAGGGGAAGACATAAAGGTCATGGGGCTCAGGCACAAAGAGGACGTTCACCTTACAGTTGCTGCCCCTCTTGTGGATAGGTTTGTCGAATCCGAAGAAGACTACTTCAAGAGGAAAATAGAACTGCATGACCGGATAGAAGAGTTTGCTGCCGGATTTGCAGAAAAGGAAAGAGTCGAATTTGAAGCCTGTATGTGTGTAAAACCGACGGCTTCCCTTAACACCCTGGACATTCCCGGCAGGGGAATGGAAGGAATTTATACAACGGTCACCGGAACATCCGCAGAAGATGCAGACTGTGGAGAGGTAGGGCGCGGAAACCGCGTAAACGGGATAATCCCTTTAAACCGCCCGGTCAGCAGTGAAGCTGCAGCAGGAAAAAACCCCGTAAGCCATATCGGAAAGATCTACAACATCCTTTCCCACAGGATCGCAGCCGAGATTTACAACCAGGTCCCCGATGTATCCGAAGTATATGTCTGGCTCCTGAGTGAAATCGGAACCCCAATCGACCAGCCCCAGATTGCAACTGCCCAGCTGGTTATGAAAAAAGGCGCCGCAGGCGATGTAGAGAAAGAAGCTGCAGAAGTTATAGAAAAAGAACTTGAAAATATCCATTCCTTCTCCATGGAACTTGTGGCAGGAAAGAGACCTATCTGCTAA